Genomic window (Temnothorax longispinosus isolate EJ_2023e chromosome 3, Tlon_JGU_v1, whole genome shotgun sequence):
tctgcGGAAAATAGATATCACAAATTGTATTTGCACAGCATGGCGggataaattacaaaaaatccAAAAGATCGGATAGAATACACGAGCTCCAACGGTCATCCGCAACATTCCTCGCGAATCGGACGGATCTCAACGCAACGGATCCCAAGATGACTAGCCAAACGCGTAGATTCTCATTACTTTTCGCGAAAGATACGCGCGAAGACTCTACAAATGGTCTTCAACAAACACACGCATCACGCTAACTATTCTCCGCGATCGAGAAACGCAGATCTCTAGATAGGATCCGAAAGATAGAAGTGTTACCCGAAAAACGAAATATGACTCGCCCCAATAGAAGCGCAAACTCGAAATATTATCCGCAAAGCAAGAACGCAAAACTCTAAAGGTTGTGAGCAacttagatatttttatccgtTAAATAGACGCGCAAACTCTCAATAGTATAGCCGCATCATAGAAATATTATGcgcaaaatagaaatattatccgcaaaatagagatataatccgcaaaatagaaacattatccGCAAAATAAAAACGCAAAACTCTAAGTAGGATAGCcgcaaaatagaaatatgatccgcaaagtaaaaatattattcgcaAAATAGAAGTAGTATccgcaaaagaaaaatagtatccgcaaaataaaaacacaaaacGTTAGATCGGATAGCcgcaaaatagaaatatgatcCGCAAGGTAGAAATATTATTcgcaaaatagaaatagtatCCGCAAAATAGAAACGCAAAACTTTAAGTACGGTTCGCCAAACAGCACCGCACATCTAAGCACCACGCGGGTCTCACGTCCTCGGCACGTGATCTGGACGCCTCCCGCGGGCGTCGCCGGGCGTACAATTAACACGCGGGGGCCGCGGTATGTCGCTATAATTACCTCCGAATCTAACACGCAAGTTAAAGGGATGACTGTGGTTCCTGGCCGAACCTATCAATAATCGGACGCGCAAAAAAGCTACCGTAATACGCGACAAGTAATTTTCCCTCCGATCGCCCGTACTTATACGACGGTTGAGTCGAGAAGGATTCTTTCCTTCCCACAGCGTTTCTACGGGCAGCGACGGGCGGGGTATGTCAGACCCGACTTTTAACCCACGACAATCCCGAAGGATCCACGACAACAATCCCGAAGGATTCACGGCAAGGACGCGTAGATCACCATCGGATCATACGCGCCTCTCTCAAAATTACTCGGTACGCGACCCTCCGCCCTCGCTGCCACCTGTTACCTCGTCGGGATTGCCGGCCGCTCACGTTTCGCCAATCCTCGGTCCCTTAGTCTCGACAGGGCTTGTAGGGCCGCCGCCCTCGCTCACCATCCGCCCGGGGTCCTCGCCGGACCTCCGCTCTCGCTCGCAAGTCCTCGCCGGACATCCGCTCTCGCTCGCTATCGGCCCCACAGTGGCGAGCCCTCTCGCGCCTTCGGTCCTCGGCGCCTCGTTCGATGGTGCGTTTCCGCCCCGTCGGGTGGCGCCAGTTTGCCGAAACTAGGGCCGTACGGCCGCTTCCTCCTAAAAACGTCACTAAACGGCCAGAAATGCCCGCGCAAGATAAATTGGTCCACCCCATCGCGAGGATGGAGTCCGGGGCTCCGCACGAGCTACAGGCTCAGGTGACGGGCCCAAGGGGCCACGTCACAACATCTATAATGACATCAATTGTTATATTGGTAAAAGCATTGGTTTGacatgaaaaaaaaggaatattatttgtatgtaaaaaaagtgaTCCCAAAATCGGACATTTTTAGCCTATTTTGGTGGCTCTCGAAATTCTAcagctttttttttagcaacaTAGctttacagaataaaaattcCTTTTCAGAAAGTAAAGTATATGCACCAATGATGTCAATGCTGGACGATTTTATgccaaaaacaaaaataatttcagaaatgCAGATTTTCTCACGTCAAGTCATGATAAcattaggatccccttaacgtaataagttttctttttacattaataaagaaaaaagcagGAAAggatttttgtcaaaaaataattttttttatatgttagcagttatcgaaattaatattttcagattttactaataattacataagaaTTAGATACATAAAGCAATGCGAAATAACAACATTAAGTACTAATACGgcatatttgtaaataatttgactTACCTTACAAATGTCGTGCAATTTCACATGAATAACATTTGCACATTTCCAAGTAAGCAAATTAGcaagtatttattttcttaagaaGGAACGCGTTGCAATAActgatattatttacaatcaattttttacataattaaccAGTAACAcacatcaaaatatatttacaaacagGTACAGCATCTATTTGTTGGTATGAAGAAGCGGTATTGTAACATAAGAATCAACCTGGTTCATATTTTTCagtattatacatttctgtTTTGGTTCAGTGAGTGGAACTGTTATAATTTCTGAAGCAGTTGTacttaaaattacaaatataccCAGTTTTTCCGAAGCACATGGCACAGTGAAAAGAGATGTTggatttaaaaaacgttttgCACGAATAAATAAGACTGAGTTGTCCTCGAATATATCCAAAACTAAAACtacattattattagagaGTAAAGCACAATTGTCGTGCTTTTTTGTGgaaattttgaaagttttaaattGAACGTGACAAATTTTGTTCTTATTAGAGTAAACGACATTTGGATATTGCACCATGCAACACGGTTGGATTGGCATTTGTAATTCTTCGCCAACACGATTCACTAATTCCTCGAGGTTTACCGCTGTTATgcaatttcttctttatttttgcatgTGATTTTCAAACTTGAAGCAACTGAAATTATCTAATGAACGCGTTAAATTTGGAACACATATGCGGatcaattaatattcttatagcAACAGTAAGACAAACGAAATGAGTATAGGCAGTCGAAGATAATATTGGTTTCATTACGACAATTCCagtgtacaataaaaattgccGAAATTCTGTGGCCTTCCACCTGTCTACGTCACGTAAATGTCTGGGTTTTCTTGCAAATTCCGATGGTATACATGCCTTGATTGCGAGTAAATAATCCGAAATTGCGTTAATATTATCAGTTGACAgtcttacatttttattaccttTAAGCCATAACTGTAGTATTCTTTTTACAACACCTAAACAAATAAGATGCATGTAGTCCAAAGGAATTTGTGACACCATTCCAATAAGAAGTTTTACTAATATGGAGTCACCTGTGTGATGCTCCACTTGAAGTCGATTTTTAAATGACTCGTTTGTTCGTAATATGTTATGAATTTCTAGAAAGATTACCCTATTACGTACAAAATCACCTTCTTGTATGCATTTAGAGCATGAAAAATATCCTGTGTGCCCCTTTGTAtacgttataaattatttagctgGTGCATCgcataatattgcattaatgccaacagtatattttacattacgcACAGTTATCCCATTTTGAAACAGGAGGATCAATTCATTTACAAAATCATTCATAAATTCATTAGCATCAATAGGTTTAGACATACCATGATATACCTCAATTATAAATGGCAATGTATAAACATCTATTCCTTCTATGGATGCCATAATGGGCCAGAATTGACTACCCGAACTTTTTGAAATCGGTAAgccatcaatatttatattcaatctTATAtcgttactttttataaaagtagaatacatttttatggaCCGTTCTAGAGACGAGGAAAGACTAAAGTGAACATAGCGACCATTGCCTACAGGTTTTATATGTACAGACGCATTTCTTGGTGTATGTAGCAAAACTCTTACATCACTAGGTACGTGACCATGCTGTTTCAAAATGCTTAGCAACTCATTGGCAGTATTATGCGGAACATTACATTCTATTATTAACGTTTGTAAATCTTTCCATAAACTCTTTTCATTACAAGACAATATGTCCATCAATGGTAACATATTATCTTGAGATGTTACGTTATACTGTTCACTAATTTCCGTTTCTAATATCTGCATCGGTAATTCGTCATAACAATTTGTACTTTCAGATAATGTAGAACCTGAACGAGAAATATTATCGACATTTGTAAGAGTCAATACCGCTTCTGCAACCGCATTAGATGCGATGTTTGgtttacaaaaatgtaatgAATTTAAATGTCTGCAACTATGAATTTCGCGTTTAATCAATTGATTCACTCGCCTTTTCGATAAATATCGCATTTTCTTAGGCATGATGGCGGAGTATatctaaaagtaataaaaacaattcataaataatgttacgcccgtgctggACACTAAGTAGAAAAGTCGCGGAAAGCTGTGAAGCGCGCTCCTTGACAACGGAAGTTTGTTGatggatttattgattttctgtCTGGCGGATTTTTGGAATCCGCACGCGTTCTGTTTTACGAGCTTGGAATAAACGCATTTCTTAAGTTCTTTTGAGTTCTCTTTAATTTTGCGAGTTCCGCGAAATACGTGCGCGAGTGTGGAGTGCGCGATAGTGTTACGGCGGCGAGCTTACTCGTAAATGTTACGCTCGTCGAGTAAGCTTGCCGCCGTAACACTATCGCGCACTCCACACTCGCGCACGTATTTTGCGGAACTcgcaaaattaaagaaaactcAAAAGAACTTAAGAAATGCGTTTATTCCCAGCTCGTAAAACAGAACGCGTGCGGATTCCAAAAATCCGTCAGACAGAAAATCAATAACTCCATCAACAAACTCCCGTTGTCAAGGAGCGCGCTTCACAGCTTTCCGCGACTTCTCTACTCAGTGTccagcacgggcgtaacaTTGTCCCCCTCTTCTTAAGTTGTCGTCCCGACAACTAGAGGAAAGTTGCAAGCAGTTTCTTTCTCTTAGATTTCCGGGAACTTAAAACGCTTCCTGCTCTACCTCGAGCTAAGCTGCGAGTTAACGAGCTTCGTTTCTTCCCTCAATCAAAAAAACGCTTCTTTCCACGTGTGAACCTCTTCAACGTCGGCTTTCCTTCTGCTACCAGCGCTGTCCTCTTGAGAGTCTTTGGACTGGAGGGGGAAGCTTTCGTGGACCCTGCGTCTCGCAAGACTCCCCAGTCCCCGCCTTGGCATTTGCCCTAaagcctgatctacaatgtgctctttgcttcctgttttCTGCTTTTTGCTTCTTACTTCTCTGTTTCTCCACGCCCTGTTTTACCGACAATCCTGTTTCTTGTCTCGTGCTTCTTGTCTTTTCTTGAGTTCGTCAACTTCTATCTGGGGCGACAGAAAACTGAGAGAACGAGAAAACGAAAGTCATGTGCTACGCTGCAGAAATCGTCAATAGTAGAACGAGGCAGTTTCACTCTATTCACGTAAGTagctcattttttaaatgtaacaaaGGTAATAAcggattatttatattgtgtaGTTTAAAGAAGAATACGCGTACGCAAAAAATCGTAGAACGACGACGGTCACGTCGGAGGTGAGCTTACGACATAACCAAAAAGCAGCATGTCAGAAAAGGAAAATGAAGATATTCAGGTGGATGAAGCTTTTGGCGAATTGCTTGCTAATTTCGTTCGACAACATCCTTgcctttatgataaaaaatccaaagattataaagataaGAAGTTTGTCGCCGATACATGGATGTCCATCGCACTCGCCTGTAATATGCCGGGtaagtaaacaaaaaaagtttaattgtaaaataaaagtgtagttcgtacatacatatatgaataCTGGATAGTTGCATGATTCTAGGTTTACATTAGATTACGTTGGAGAGATTATAGTGTACTCTATTTTGCAGTGGATGCAATTTAGAAACAGTGGAAAATGCTTCGCAACCAATTCACTCGAGAACACCGTCTTGAGAATATGTATGAGCCATCAGGTACAGGGAATGATACTTGTAAGAGACCACGGAAGACATGGTACTTGTACCAGGCCCTTTCCTTCTTGGCACCACATGTGGCCCACCGCAATACAACTTTGTGCGAAGAAGTATAATTACTCAGTCATTACCATCAATACCACAATCTGCACTACAGCCAGCAGGGCAGTTATCACCGTCAACATCACAATCTGCACCACAGTCAGCAGTGCAGTCATTACCGTCAACACCAGAATCTGTACTACAGTCAACAATGCAGCCACCATCTGGATCACCGTCTAGCAATCTGTGGAATAATAGATCTTTTAATGAGTGATGactcaaatatttcaattccACCgccagaaaaagaatttttagtaTCTTCAGCATCTATAGCATATTCAGTATCTGTAGCATCTTCAGCATCTGTAGCATCTTCAGCATCTTCAGTTAGTCAGTCAAGGTCATTATGTTCAGTTGGTCAGGCAAGGTCATTAAGTTCAGTTGGTCAGCTAAGGCCATTAAGTATTGCAAGGAAGAATTTACTTTATCCACCACCTGACCAATCTGCAATTCAGAAGATGAAGGAGTCTCGTAAAGAGCAGGAACATCTGTCTAAAATGATAACCAATACGACTGATTCTATAAACACGCTCGTGaataatttatcagaaaagCGTTCACAATCTGTCACTCCTGTCGATAATGACGATAGTGGAGAAGAAGCAGCAATGGCAAAGGCATTACTTTATGCGTTGAAAAGAGTAAAGTCCAAGTACAAGATCCAATGTTATATGCAATGTTTATCTGTTGTGGATAAGTTCCAGAACATGAGAGAAGTGGAAAGTGATGAGAATCTGTAATTCCTTCTTCGCTCGGCCaccaataatattgaaaacagGTTCAAAAACTGTCCGGCACATTGGGAATTTTTGGATTtgctacaaaatatatttacacttaatatatatacacatatataatatatataaatatataacgtatatgcaacataattacaaaaaatgtgattttttagATAGATATAACATATTTGTTTCGCGTTTACATAATGTGTCACTTTTTGAGttgttaataacattttaatttcttacacatttatgcatatctaatataaagtataagaggatattttttaaagttactAATAACTagcgtttaatttttttatagttttcgtTTTTGTGGACGAATGTTCCTATTGTATGTACTTATTTAGAAGTGCAATGTTCCTAGCCAAAGTACAAACTTCAGTACCTGATgtcagtattttttttttgtaatgcTAAGGCTACAGTTTcaggtaaataaataaaagtgattattaaatatacaaagtaTTTATTTCCCAATTTTTACAAGCTTCATACGTATACTTACGCATACTAGTGTTCATTACCTTTAGTTAAGcggtaaaatattaatgcaaaaatctaaattataacAAGACAATAGAACGTGgataaatttatgaatattatgcaaaattgaATGTTATACGCAAACTTTAAGtagtacatgtatatatatcacattAGAGATTGAACGAACGTACAAAAAGCGAGTCCAAAATAAGAGATCGCCGTTCAACGAGAGACGAGAACTCGATAACGCTTTTGTTTTTAACGAACACTCGTCGGGCGAGCTATGTAGTATTTGCAGTGATTAATCGCGAGGACGTCCCAGACGAAGATGAAACCGACAGATAATATCGCACGCGAAATCAAAACTAACGGACGCATAACATTATATCAAATCTTTgttcgtgttttttttttctctcttttccttttgtctttatatttattgtatgtacGTAATAAGATCGTAACGATGATTCGCGCAACGCAAGTGATAGTCGCCGGCCgttgtctctctttttttctaccTATTCGAATTTAATCGATCGTTATATTGCTATTGTATCACACAGTAttcacttattgttaattacacGGCTATATGTAGGCGCGATGTGACTTAGCGGTTTCAAGATGCCGAGAGCTATTCGAAATGCATCTCGCTTGGACCGAACGCGGACGTAGACGCGAAGAAACTTCGCCAATGCTCCGGAGAGCCCCTGTTACAACTGCTAGAATTTCCATTCGCGCTCATgacaaaaattatcaaataaagtGAGACCCTCCCCCGAGGTACTTTGCCAACAACAACAGGAAAATGAGATATTGTTTTGCGAGATATATTTCAAGTCGAGATGCGATTGAGCGCACGTTAATCGTCGCAACGAGCGGACACAGCGGcaactgtaaattattatttattagcaaTTTCGTTAGAATTGCTTAACTCCGCAAGTCATCTGAAATGGaagaaatatcttattaaactCGTCAGGATCGCTTATTCGGGAACATATTTCTCGTTGGATATAAAATGtacgatatatttatgattCCGATATTGCCCAAGGATCTCGTGGACGAATCGTAGGCACCGTAGCCTGAAGACGATTGTAATCGCGCAACCCTCtatattaactttaattgaatattgaaaaatggaaattattacaatagaCAACAGAACGTGGATCAAATCATGAATATTATACGCAATTATGCGTTGAATATTATACGCAAACTTAGACTAgtacatgtacatattatattatcgtgTATTATGTGTGTGCCTACATTCTAAACTCGGTGAAGTGCTTGTTCCCACTGCCAATCCACTTGGCCAATGTCTGAGCAAAAGTAATCTTTCAGAATGTTTCGTTGAGCGTCAGCTCTCACTGTAGGATTGTTGGACCCAAGTCGTCCAACATCAGTGATCGGTCCTCTGTATATATCTCTCCTCCACTCACCTTCAATAACATCTCCATATACTCCTTCCCTATCTACCATAGATGCAGGACAGTAGGTTCTTTCTGATGGTGCTAAGTCGTCTTCAGATATCATGAGAAAGTTATGAAGGCACACAACTGCTTTTACAATGTCTTCCGTTGTTTCTACTGAGCTGCACAGATCCTTTCTCAGGATACGCGACCTTGAACACATGATCCCAAACGCATTTTCAATGACGCGTCTAGCACGACTAAGCCTGTAATTGAATATCCTTTCTTCATCGCCGAAAGTTCTGTAAGATCTGGCATATGGGCGCATCATATGGATACCAAGTGGGAATGCTTCATCGGCAACAAAAGTGAAGGGGAGGGTGACATTACTGCCGGAAATCTCTTTTGGAGGAGGAAAGTCAATTTCATCTGCATCGAGTGCTTGACCAAAATCACAATTTGCCCACACACCTCCATCACTTTGAGATCCTGcatgagaaataaaagaaaaggttCCCTAAGTTATTATAATGCAATGTAATGCAATGTATAGTATCTCAATCATTGTTGTACAAGGAGTACTCACCGTAATCGCCAATATCCACCCATGTAAAACGGTATTTAGCATCACATGCAGCCATGAGATTTATCGAAAATCTCTTTTTGTAAGAGCTGTAAAACTGAGAGCCAGTTTTTGGAGGGCACTGTATCGATATATGTTTGCCGTCAATCGCTCCGACACAGTTGGGAAACTGCCATCGGTTGAAGAAATCCTCAGATATTTGCATCATAGTCTCTCTTGTTGGTGCCTGCAGATATATCGGTTGAAGAGCTACCCACAAAACCTTGCAGGTTTCGTTAAACACTTTATGTGCAGTGAAACGCCCAATTCTATAACTCCATGAAAACGTCCTAACTGATGTCCCTCGGGCTAGTAtcctttaagaaaataacgtAAGACTTAGTGACAGATACCTTAACATTAGTAGGTACATAGAAATAGGAAATGTACTTACTCAAGAGTCATGGCCACGCGTAACTGTATAGGCAATGGAGTTCTGATACTTCGCTTAGTTAAGTATGGTCTCAGCAAATCACAAAGATAATCAAACTGGTGCACATTCATGCGTGTATAATCGAAGAATTCTTCGTGGTCTGTAGTTCTCAATTCTCCAAACAGGTTCCTATAGACTCCTTGATTCTCTCGAGAATAATTAACTGGTCTTACCCACCAACGCCTGatccttcttttctttaattgcatttttgcaAGCAATAACATTACACAAAGATTCCAACATTGAGCAATAAGCAAGACAGTTATTGATTCTTCGTCcatttttagttattattcAAACATTAGTTTTGTATAGTTGTTCTTGTGACCGGTCAGTTGCACCGCGTCTTGAATGTCTTCGGGCAGTGACGGGCAGTATGAGCACGTGTGGGAGTACTCCTCGCCACGCGTCAGCAAATTATTGCAGACGGAGGACACCTTAAAGCGTTTGCCACAAGTCACAATGCGTAGGGCCGTACAcccgtgcgtgtgcgtgtgtgtgtgtgtgtgtgtgtgtgtgtgtgtgtgtgtgtgtgtgtgtgtgtgtgtgtgtgtgtgcgcgcgcgcgcgcgcatgtaaAAGGTCAGACAGCAAGGACACGCAAAAGATCTTGCTACAATCCTGCCgataaacaaagataaaaattataatcaagcAATACGAGGATTATGATCCACGTAGGTCCGTAGCATTGCTTTCACATTAGAAGCTTTGACCTACCAGGAGTTGCGATGCTACGAAACTGTATACAGGAAGATTACGCAGGAACTATCAAGCCAGGTGCAACCGCGTCTTGAATGTCTTCGAGCAGTGACGGGCAGTATGAGCACGTGTAGGAGTACTCCTCGCCACGCGTCAGCAAATTATTGCAGACGGAGAACGCCTTAAAGCGTTTGCCACAAGTCACAATGCGTAGGGCCGTAcacccgtgtgtgtgtgtgtgtgtgtgtgtgtgtgtgtgtgtgtgcacatGTAAAAGGTCAGTAGCAAGGACACGCGAAAGATCTTGCTACAATCCTGCCgataaacaaagataaaaattataatcaagcAATACAAGGGTTATGATCCACGTAGGTCCGTAGCATTGCTTTCACATTAGAAGCTTTGACCTACCAGGAGTTGCGATGCTACGAAACTTTATACAGGAAGATTACGCAGGAACTATCAAGCCAGGTGCAACCGCGTCTTGAATGTCTTCGAGCAGTGATGGGCAGTATGAGCACGTGTAGGAGTACTTCTCGCCACGCGTCAGCAAATTATTGTAGACGGAGGACGCTTCGTTCATATATTAACATCTTAGGTATTGCCTTAAACATCGTTAGCCAATAAGAATACTGTCGTAACATAAGAACGGACTATGAATATCGACCTGTGATTGGTCTGTGTAAAGTAACATGTTTTTCCAGAAATTTTAGAAGAAACAAATTGTACATGGCGATGTTCCTTGACTCCATGTGACAAAAatcaaagaaacaaaaaacaaaaagcagAGAACACGAAACAAgaagcaaagagcacattgtagatcagcCTTAAGTCCCACGGAAAAACCACGATCAAAAACCGTGGGCAAGGCGGTCTTCTTTCAGCTAATATCTTCGCCTGATGTTGTTCGGCACCATCTTCCCGGAGAAGTAGCTGAAAGtaacaacaacaaaaaatatctttttcttaaaaacataaaaactaattatgtACACGTTCCGAATGAATCGTGATCTACGTAATGGTGTTAAGGATTAGGAAACTTGATGTCGTTTAGTAAATTAGTCAATATATTTTGAAGTGTTTCGAGAAGacttttaacatttcttaagtctgataaagaaaaaacacattttatccATAACAAATcacataaagataaaataaacaattcagcataaaatttgtatcaatGGTCAATCAACTCAAAGCAATCTTTCAGTTTATCAGGGAAATCCTAAACTAGAATCCATTAGTTAAAGgtttataacataatataatttctgtagAACAGAAGATCTATAAACATAAAGAGTTGagtgtattttaaataaatttcactcCTGAATAGTTAAACAGTTGAAAAGACCATTAATACGGacaaagttattaatatcgatgaccttataaattcacaaaatatcatataaagtAGTAAATAAGAAATGGAAGAATGCATACATCTTTTACTTTTGAGCTTCTTGTTATTCGAAAGAACAGTCAGAATTAGATTGTGAAactaattttatgttaataataatgtgcaTATCAAGATGATCTGCTTCTGAAAATATATGACAATCGTCATCTGAGTTGTTTGTTAATTCAAAACAATTGAAATATGTATGCATTTATCCATGTCTGTCGAATAAAAGAGTATCTGGCGGAGAGAGAATATCTCCTAATGTAACGCAATTGTATTTTCGGgacgataattaataatctagAGAAAAGTATATACAACGCAAAGTATCGGAAgaattcaaataattcaatataattttaataactcgTATTGAGTTCGtgagatatttacaaagacGAAATATAGCTTTTACTGACAACGGCCGTGTCtttcaaacaattattaatattcagcTTACAATTGAAGAATTATTTACTACAGGTAAAGAGCTTGACTTTACAATGCACGAATGATTTACGAAAGGTGAAATCCCTTGATTCTCcacatacaaaatattcttacACGTGGTTGCAAccaaatttaatatagtactttaagtattttacttttaagtaCTCTAGCAATGAGAAGGAAGCTTCTCGTCCGGCCTCGCCACTGAAGGTGGGAAGGCCCGGGGGGTGACCCCTCATTTTATCTCAGCCCAAAACATCTCAGCAAAAATATCTCGTCTAtaatatctcagtccaaaatgtcttagtccaaaaatatctcagtccaaaatgtctcagtccaaaatgtctcagtccaaaaatatctcaggcAATAATGTATcgaacaaaaatatctcaagtaaaataatattggtgGGATGAAACGTCTGCTGGATTCATTAACGTTCTAAATCGTCGATTTAAATGATGCGGGTACATGTTTCTAGTGTTGGCTTAATTGTTTGTGATTTATTAATCGCAAACCTACTGTCTCcacgcatacattttccacgcgaaacgaggtgccacatgggtttacaactttccacgcgtggaaagtccatgcatgtactttgaaggcacactatgtgtttagtttaatataatagtagtggagccccccgcaggggggcggaacctactgcctccacgcatacactttctacgcgaaacgaggtgccacataggtttacaactttccacgcgtggaaagtccatgcatgtactttgaaggcacactatgtgtttagtttaataatagtgtggagccccccgcaggggggcggaacctactgcctccacgcatacactttctacgcgaaacgaggtgccacatgggtttacaactttccacgcgtggaaagtccatgcatgtactttgaaggcacactatgtgtctagtttaataatagtggagccccccgcaggggggcggaacctactgcctccacgcatatacactttccacgcgagacgagttgtcACATGAGTTTACAACTGTCCTAAtactaattaaatgtaatattaattttttataatgatattttgtaataaaaatttgtaagatgtaattgattataatgatattgcgtaatattaattgtatgatGTATCTTCGAAGTTAATTATTGtcagagatatttttggactaagacattttggactgagacatttttggactgagatatttttggactgagacattttggactgagatatttttggactgagacattttgaactgagatatttttcccGAGACTTTTTTGTATGAGATCATTTAGGAGAGATATTTTGACTGGGAACCGGCTCGGGGATGGGATCGAAATGCCACACAA
Coding sequences:
- the LOC139809579 gene encoding uncharacterized protein; this translates as MNVHQFDYLCDLLRPYLTKRSIRTPLPIQLRVAMTLEILARGTSVRTFSWSYRIGRFTAHKVFNETCKVLWVALQPIYLQAPTRETMMQISEDFFNRWQFPNCVGAIDGKHISIQCPPKTGSQFYSSYKKRFSINLMAACDAKYRFTWVDIGDYGSQSDGGVWANCDFGQALDADEIDFPPPKEISGSNVTLPFTFVADEAFPLGIHMMRPYARSYRTFGDEERIFNYRLSRARRVIENAFGIMCSRSRILRKDLCSSVETTEDIVKAVVCLHNFLMISEDDLAPSERTYCPASMVDREGVYGDVIEGEWRRDIYRGPITDVGRLGSNNPTVRADAQRNILKDYFCSDIGQVDWQWEQALHRV